ACGGAGGGGTCGTCCATGGCGGCACGCAGGAGGGCGGGCAGGTCGGTGGCCAGGGTGCGGCCGAGGAGGACGGGGACGGGCTGGTCGATCACCTCGCCGGGTGCCGCGGCGGCCACCCCGCCGTACGTCGGCGCCTCACCGGACACCTCCCCGTCCTCCGGCTCACCCACCCGCCCCGAAGCGCCCGGCACCAGCACCAGATCCGCCCGCTCCGGGTCGAGGGCCGCCGTGGCGCGCAGGGTCAGGCCGCCGGCGCCGCTGACCACCTCACGGGCGCCCTCGGCGGAGACCAGCTTCACGGTCACCGCGCCACCGGAGGCCGTGCCCCCGGCGTGCAGCACTTCGAAGGGCGCGACCACGTCGAGGGGGTCGAAGCCGTCGAACAGGACGATCTGGGCATGCATGGCGGGGCTCCTACGAGGGCGGTGGTCCCGGTCGCAGCAACCGGGCACGGCTCCGACGCTATGCGGCTGCCGGGCCTCCTCCCAGCGGCAGGAGTGCCAGCTTTCAACGGAATATCGCCAGGGCTCACAGCGGCCCCATCGTCGCTGATCAGAGGCCTGCCCACAGGCAGACCGCACCCTCCACCCCTACAGAAACCGCTCGCCGGGGAGGTATCTTCTCGCCATGCACACCGTCGCCGTCCTCGCGCTGGACCAGGTGATCCCGTTCGACCTGTCCACCCCGATCGAGGTCTTCACCCGCACCCGTCTCCCGGACGGCCGGCCCGGCTACCAGATCCGTGTCTGCGCCGAGCGGCCGGAGGTCGACGCGGGAGCCTTCACCCTGCGGGCGCCCTGGGGACTCGACGGGCTCACCGGCGCTGACACGATCATCGTGCCGGGCACCGCCACCCCCACGGCCCCGCTCTCCCCCGCCGTCCGCGACGCGCTGCTGGCCGCCGCCCGGGCCGGGACGCGGATCGCCTCCATCTGCTCGGGCACCTTCCCGCTGGCCGCCACCGGCCTCCTGGACGGGCTGCGCGCCACCACCCACTGGCTGGCGGCCGACCTGCTGGCCGCCGCCCACCCGGAGATCGAGGTGGACCCGGACGTCCTGTACGTCGACAACGGCAGGCTCCTCACCTCCGCCGGGGCCGCCGCCGGGCTGGACCTGTGCCTGCACATGATCCGGCGCGACTACGGCTCGGCCGTCGCCGCCGACGCGGCCCGGCTGTCGGTGATGCCGCTGGAACGGGAGGGCGGCCAGGCGCAGTTCATCGTCCACGACTACGCGCCCGCCCCGCAGGGCCACGCCCTGGAACCCCTCCTGGCCTGGCTCCAGGAGAACCTGGCCACCGAGCTGACCCTCGCCGACATCGCGGCCCGCGCCGGGATGAGCACGCGGACCCTGATGCGCCGCTTCCGCGAACAGACGGGCACCACCCCG
This DNA window, taken from Streptomyces griseus subsp. griseus, encodes the following:
- a CDS encoding DJ-1/PfpI family protein, encoding MHAQIVLFDGFDPLDVVAPFEVLHAGGTASGGAVTVKLVSAEGAREVVSGAGGLTLRATAALDPERADLVLVPGASGRVGEPEDGEVSGEAPTYGGVAAAAPGEVIDQPVPVLLGRTLATDLPALLRAAMDDPSVTVATVCGGSLVLALAGLLEGRHATTHHLGIDLLDATGAHAVRARVVDDGDLVTGAGVTSGLDLALHLLEREAGPRIAHAIEELFAHERRGTVWRAQGPVPAAL
- a CDS encoding GlxA family transcriptional regulator, with amino-acid sequence MHTVAVLALDQVIPFDLSTPIEVFTRTRLPDGRPGYQIRVCAERPEVDAGAFTLRAPWGLDGLTGADTIIVPGTATPTAPLSPAVRDALLAAARAGTRIASICSGTFPLAATGLLDGLRATTHWLAADLLAAAHPEIEVDPDVLYVDNGRLLTSAGAAAGLDLCLHMIRRDYGSAVAADAARLSVMPLEREGGQAQFIVHDYAPAPQGHALEPLLAWLQENLATELTLADIAARAGMSTRTLMRRFREQTGTTPLQWLHRARIRQAQHLLETTDHSVERIGSQVGFGSPTAFRDRFRRTTGVSPRAYRRTFA